A segment of the Bacteroidales bacterium genome:
GCCCAGCCGATTAACATAGGAAATGCCATTAATCCTATATTCTGTATCCAGAAAATAACCGAATAACCTGTTCCAAGATATCTGTTTTCCACTAATTTAGGAACTGATGGCCAAAGAGCAGCAGGAACTAATGAGAAAGAAACTCCGAGTAATAAGATTGCTGCATAAGCAACGCCTTTTGTAAAATATTGTTCGGGAGTAAGGGCGAAAACGAGGTGACAGCAGCACATCAAGATCGAACCGAGCATTAACATTGTTGCACCTTTTCCTTTAGTATCTAAGAAAGCACCTAAAAGCGGAGTTAATACCATTGCTCCGATAGGGAACCATCTGAAAATATCGCTGGCAGCCTGATTACTAATACCTAATCGACATTCCAGCATATTTGCCGCAAATTTTTGGAACGGGAAAATTGCAGAATAATAAAGTACACATAAGAAAGCGACAATCAAGAAAGTTTTACTTGAAAACAACTTACCAATATCACTGATCTTAAACGGTTCATCCGGTTCAACGCCGCTTTCGCCAAGCTGTTTATCTAATTTTTTGTCCATGAAGCAATATGTAAGAATGCAGATAAAACCGACGACGAGAAGTAATGCGCAGAAAAGAACGGGTTTACTTACATTTATTCCGTCGGCAAGACGAGGAGAAAGACTGAAAACAGCAAACACTCCTAAACGTGCAATCGCCATTTCTATACCCATAGCAAGAGCTAATTCTTTTCCTTTAAACCATTTAACAATAGCTTTCGAAACAGTAACGCCCGCCATTTCAACACCGCAGCCGAAGATCATAAAACCTAATGCTGCTAACTTAGCAGATGCCGGAAAAGCAACCCACCATGAACTTAAAGCCGATTCTAATCCGGTTCCTACAAAATAATCACTAATAGCATAATATTTTATAAAAGCACCGAGAACCATTAATCCGGCAGACAATATAATACTGAACCTGATTCCCGTTTTATCCAAAATAATTCCGGCGAAAATCAAAAAGAAAGCAAACACATTTAAGAAATATTCGGAACTCATAAAAGTCCCGTAAGTTTCAGGTGTCCAACCTTTTGACGACTCGAGTAAACTTTGTAATGGTGATAAAACATCCATAAACATGTATCCGAAAAACATTAGTAATGCTAATAAAACAAGGGCAATCCAACGTACAACCGGAATGTCTTTCATTAATCTTTGTAATTTCTCTGTCATAATTATATTATTTTAAGTTAAATTAAATATAAAATGCAAATGTAATAAAATTGAATTATTATTAATTCAATTATTCATAATTAATTATCAATAATACTTTGATATAGTAATATATTGATATACTGATTTTTAATTTAAATTATGATGATTTTTAAGTATGAAAATAATAATTTTTGAATCTTTGAATAGTTTATTATATAAATTTTGTAATACAGAGAAGTTTAACCAAAATCAGTAACTTTTATTATTTTTGTGCAAAAATTAATATTTAACATGAGAAGTTTCGGTAGCGATAATCACTCCGGTGTACATCGGGATATTTTAAAATCATTAAATGATACAAATGATAATCATCAGATTGCGTATGGAGATGATATTTGGACAAAAAAGGCAGAACAAAAATTTAAAGAAATTTTTGGAGATAATGTCGAAACTTTTTTTGTCTTTAATGGTACCGGTGCAAACGTTATATCCCTGAAAACAACAACAAACACATTCAATTCCATTATTGCCGCAGATACTGCGCATATTTGTGTTGATGAATGCGGAGCTCCCGAATATTTTACAGGCGCCAGTGTTAAAGCGGTTAAAACTTCTAATGGAAAATTAACTCCGGAATCAATAAAACCATTATTAAGCGGATTTGGTTTCGAACATCATTCTCAACCGAAAGTTGTTTACATATCTCAATGTACGGAACTCGGAACTGTTTATACCTGCGAAGAAATCAAAGCAATTGCAGAATTAATTCACTCTCATAATATGTATTTGCATATGGATGGTGCCCGAATTGCAAATGCTGCCGTTTGTCTGAACAAATCATTTAAGGAAATAACTGTCGATTGTGGGGTAGATATCCTAAGTTTTGGCGGTACAAAAAACGGAATGATGATAGGGGAAACAGTAGTTTCTTTCAGGAAAGAATTATCGGAAAACTTAAAATATATTCGAAAACAATTGGCTCAATTATATTCGAAAATGAGATACGTTGGATGTCAATATTTATCTTATTTCGAAAATGATTTATGGTTTCGCAACGCTTCTAATGCCAACAGAATGGCACAACTTCTAAGAAAAAGCTTATTAGAAATATATAATTTCGATTTTACCCAAAATACCGATGCAAATATTTTATTATTAAAAATGAATAAAGAGATGATTGATAAACTTTTGAAAAAACATTTCTTTTACATTTGGAATGAAGAAATAAACGAAATAAGACTTGTAACTTCATGGGATACAACGGAACAAGACATTAATGATTTTATTTCTTCAGTTAGAGAAATTTTATAAATCAGACCTTATATTTATGCTTTACATCTACTTTCTCGCTATCCGGATATGTGAATCTCTTTCATAATAATTCTTAATTCCTAATTCTCAATTCTTAACTTTATATATCTTTGCTTTTTAATTCATTTTAATGAAACAATTATTCTGTATATTATTGATAAACGTAACATTTCTTGCATATACACAAGAAAAGAAGATTTTTTACGGACAATTACTCGATTCGTCCACACAGGCACCTATTCACAATGCACATGTTCTTAGCAGTTCAAAAGGTGCTACAATATCCGATTATCACGGAAACTTTTCAATATATGTACTTGGCGATGACACATTAACAGTTTCATGTATAGGGTATCAAAAAACAAATATTCTCGTGTCTAACTATAAAAATTTTGAAAACAATAAAGTTATATTTCAAATTACACCTATTATATATACTTTAAGCTCGGTTGAAATCCCTTATGCTTATTCTGTGGTGATTGTTCCTATGGATAAGAAGGAAAAGGTTAATATAGAGGGTGTTGCTCCCTTAAAGAATGAAATTTGGCATAAGAAAGTCAATGATGATATTAATATAAAGTTTCAAAAAGAAAATAACATAGGGAAAAGTGAAGTTCCTGAACTACAGTACTTCG
Coding sequences within it:
- a CDS encoding MFS transporter gives rise to the protein MTEKLQRLMKDIPVVRWIALVLLALLMFFGYMFMDVLSPLQSLLESSKGWTPETYGTFMSSEYFLNVFAFFLIFAGIILDKTGIRFSIILSAGLMVLGAFIKYYAISDYFVGTGLESALSSWWVAFPASAKLAALGFMIFGCGVEMAGVTVSKAIVKWFKGKELALAMGIEMAIARLGVFAVFSLSPRLADGINVSKPVLFCALLLVVGFICILTYCFMDKKLDKQLGESGVEPDEPFKISDIGKLFSSKTFLIVAFLCVLYYSAIFPFQKFAANMLECRLGISNQAASDIFRWFPIGAMVLTPLLGAFLDTKGKGATMLMLGSILMCCCHLVFALTPEQYFTKGVAYAAILLLGVSFSLVPAALWPSVPKLVENRYLGTGYSVIFWIQNIGLMAFPMLIGWALTVTNKGVTNPTDYNYTVPMLIFASLGLFALILSIWLKAEDKKKGYGLELPNIEKK
- a CDS encoding aminotransferase class V-fold PLP-dependent enzyme, with protein sequence MRSFGSDNHSGVHRDILKSLNDTNDNHQIAYGDDIWTKKAEQKFKEIFGDNVETFFVFNGTGANVISLKTTTNTFNSIIAADTAHICVDECGAPEYFTGASVKAVKTSNGKLTPESIKPLLSGFGFEHHSQPKVVYISQCTELGTVYTCEEIKAIAELIHSHNMYLHMDGARIANAAVCLNKSFKEITVDCGVDILSFGGTKNGMMIGETVVSFRKELSENLKYIRKQLAQLYSKMRYVGCQYLSYFENDLWFRNASNANRMAQLLRKSLLEIYNFDFTQNTDANILLLKMNKEMIDKLLKKHFFYIWNEEINEIRLVTSWDTTEQDINDFISSVREIL
- a CDS encoding carboxypeptidase-like regulatory domain-containing protein, which translates into the protein MKQLFCILLINVTFLAYTQEKKIFYGQLLDSSTQAPIHNAHVLSSSKGATISDYHGNFSIYVLGDDTLTVSCIGYQKTNILVSNYKNFENNKVIFQITPIIYTLSSVEIPYAYSVVIVPMDKKEKVNIEGVAPLKNEIWHKKVNDDINIKFQKENNIGKSEVPELQYFGIGVTIDGFLSGLINKETKKERDTKEVIENDKRTSFFDTYMKSDELKNILMSEPYNMSQNEYKNFVEIFILKAGKIKFATNEYDILQEITKNLKSNK